From Streptomyces yatensis, one genomic window encodes:
- a CDS encoding PadR family transcriptional regulator, with protein sequence MSRRSGVLEFAVLGLLRESPMHGYELRKRLNTSLGVFRAFSYGSLYPCLKTLVTNGWLIEESGSTSQDALAAPLSGRRAKIVYRLTAAGKERFEELLTHTGPDAWEDEHFGVRFAFFGQTSRDVRMRVLEGRRSRLEERLDKMRAALARTRERLDDYTLELQRHGMESVEREVRWLNELIESERAGRDQRDGTAGQDRAIERDADRPPHQEQDQSGDADGPPRHRGGSRPDPSE encoded by the coding sequence ATGAGCAGACGCTCCGGCGTCCTGGAGTTCGCCGTCCTCGGCCTGCTGCGCGAGTCCCCGATGCACGGATACGAGCTGCGGAAGCGGCTCAACACGTCACTCGGGGTGTTCCGGGCGTTCAGCTACGGCAGCCTCTATCCCTGCCTCAAGACGCTGGTCACCAACGGCTGGTTGATCGAGGAATCCGGCAGCACCTCCCAGGACGCCCTCGCGGCGCCCCTCTCCGGCCGCCGGGCCAAGATCGTCTACCGGCTCACGGCGGCGGGGAAGGAGCGGTTCGAGGAACTGCTCACCCACACCGGGCCGGACGCCTGGGAGGACGAGCACTTCGGCGTCCGTTTCGCCTTCTTCGGCCAGACGTCACGAGACGTTCGGATGCGGGTGCTCGAAGGGCGGCGCAGCCGCCTGGAGGAGCGCCTGGACAAGATGCGCGCCGCCCTGGCCCGCACCCGCGAGCGGCTGGACGACTACACCCTCGAGCTGCAGCGGCACGGGATGGAGTCGGTGGAGCGCGAGGTCCGCTGGCTGAACGAGCTGATCGAGAGCGAGCGGGCCGGGCGCGACCAGCGCGACGGCACCGCCGGGCAGGACCGGGCGATCGAGCGGGATGCGGACCGGCCGCCACACCAGGAGCAGGACCAGTCAGGAGATGCGGACGGCCCGCCCCGGCACCGGGGTGGATCCCGGCCGGATCCGTCCGAATGA